One stretch of Chryseobacterium fluminis DNA includes these proteins:
- a CDS encoding T9SS type A sorting domain-containing protein: MKKIYTLIFITINALLFSQLINPQQLLNKDWRLEKIVKSGVEMLPPPPITVLTSNLSYISSLDKYSFNPRYYNSGNCLLTFTSGENAFTFSYSQVPFVYSGDNADAVNNYDEMMLDFFLDYSMQKYFYDYGEAAGIYFLTITNPAGDKMYFKSLLSLSTTELTVEQLKLYPNPVTDFIAINAQQKIMSVQITDVSGKVILTDYPMKKQVRLNVQELLVGVYYISINNEKTYRFIKK, translated from the coding sequence ATGAAAAAAATTTACACGCTTATCTTTATCACTATTAATGCATTATTATTTTCCCAACTTATCAATCCTCAGCAACTGTTGAATAAAGACTGGCGTCTGGAGAAAATCGTAAAATCCGGTGTAGAAATGTTGCCACCCCCGCCGATAACAGTCCTAACATCAAACCTGAGCTATATTAGCTCACTGGATAAATACAGTTTCAATCCCAGATATTATAATTCCGGCAACTGCCTGCTCACTTTTACATCGGGCGAGAATGCTTTTACCTTTAGTTATTCACAAGTACCTTTTGTCTATTCTGGGGACAATGCAGATGCTGTTAATAATTATGATGAGATGATGTTAGATTTTTTCCTTGATTACAGTATGCAGAAGTACTTCTATGACTATGGTGAAGCTGCGGGCATCTATTTTCTGACCATCACCAATCCAGCGGGAGACAAAATGTATTTTAAAAGTCTGCTATCACTTTCCACGACAGAACTGACAGTTGAACAGCTGAAGTTGTATCCTAATCCAGTAACTGACTTTATAGCAATTAATGCTCAACAAAAAATTATGTCTGTCCAAATTACTGATGTTTCTGGAAAAGTTATCTTGACCGATTACCCGATGAAAAAGCAGGTAAGACTCAACGTACAGGAATTGCTGGTTGGAGTCTACTACATTTCGATTAATAATGAGAAGACATATCGTTTTATCAAAAAATAA
- a CDS encoding alpha/beta hydrolase, with amino-acid sequence MKNKIFTWSIAMCALTITASCNNKNESKQTSDSSGADSSKVSFVKPVGTAPNWGKTMTPEMLAVIEKLSSYGDKPIENLTPAEARKNHTPTDAVMDIVKENKINMPAPKVDTTGTNINVAGGKIHLRIYTPKTGNGPFPVIVYYHGGGFVIADLDVYNASAQGLSEKTGAIVVSVAYRLAPENKFPTAHNDAFAAYQWVLNNIAGKKGNPKKIAVVGESAGGNLAANVSIMARDRKIIVPLHQILVYPIAQSDMSTKSYQQYAASKPLNKPMMEWFTKHYLNNMDEAKDPRISLINANLKGLPATTIITAEIDPLNEDGKMLAAKLSAAGVKVESKNYAGVTHEFFGMAIIVPEAMDAQFFAADKLRSAFK; translated from the coding sequence ATGAAAAACAAAATTTTTACATGGTCTATTGCTATGTGTGCATTAACAATCACAGCATCTTGCAATAACAAAAACGAATCTAAACAAACCTCAGATTCTTCAGGCGCAGATTCTTCAAAAGTATCTTTTGTAAAGCCTGTAGGAACTGCACCGAATTGGGGGAAAACTATGACACCTGAAATGCTGGCAGTAATAGAGAAACTATCAAGTTATGGCGATAAACCAATTGAAAACTTAACCCCTGCAGAAGCGAGAAAGAACCATACACCGACGGATGCAGTAATGGATATTGTTAAAGAAAACAAAATTAATATGCCAGCGCCTAAGGTAGATACCACCGGTACTAATATAAACGTGGCAGGAGGAAAAATCCATCTTAGGATCTATACACCAAAAACAGGCAATGGACCATTTCCTGTGATTGTCTATTATCACGGTGGAGGATTTGTAATAGCAGACCTTGATGTATACAACGCGTCTGCACAAGGACTCTCAGAAAAGACTGGTGCTATTGTTGTTTCCGTTGCCTATCGTTTAGCTCCGGAAAATAAATTTCCTACAGCACATAATGATGCTTTTGCTGCTTATCAGTGGGTATTAAATAATATTGCAGGCAAAAAAGGTAATCCGAAAAAAATTGCTGTCGTAGGGGAGAGTGCCGGTGGTAACCTTGCAGCTAATGTTTCGATTATGGCAAGAGATAGAAAGATTATCGTTCCTTTACATCAGATATTGGTTTATCCAATAGCTCAATCTGATATGAGTACAAAGTCGTATCAACAGTATGCTGCTTCGAAGCCATTGAATAAGCCCATGATGGAATGGTTCACAAAGCATTATCTCAATAACATGGATGAAGCGAAAGATCCACGTATTTCACTCATTAATGCTAATCTTAAAGGTTTACCTGCTACAACCATCATTACTGCTGAAATTGATCCTTTAAATGAAGATGGTAAAATGCTTGCCGCCAAATTATCTGCTGCAGGTGTAAAGGTAGAGAGTAAGAATTATGCAGGCGTTACGCATGAATTCTTTGGTATGGCAATTATAGTTCCTGAAGCTATGGACGCGCAGTTTTTTGCCGCTGATAAATTAAGATCTGCTTTTAAATAG
- a CDS encoding DUF421 domain-containing protein, with protein sequence MEELFFKDWESLGHVAISTLAAFVTLFLFVRVSGKRTLAKLNAFDFVVTVALGSTLAYMMLGMVPLLEGVEVLFLIIAMQYVFAWTARSSWGIEKLVNSVPTMLFYDGQFLDKFMSREAVTREEIFAAIRSSGIEHINDVKAVVIEINGQMTVVKKSEGIGQSSLEKMPLHQQVGD encoded by the coding sequence ATGGAAGAATTATTTTTCAAAGATTGGGAAAGTTTAGGACATGTAGCAATCTCAACATTAGCAGCCTTTGTAACTTTATTCCTTTTTGTAAGAGTTTCAGGAAAGCGTACTTTAGCTAAACTTAACGCATTTGACTTTGTTGTTACTGTTGCACTCGGTTCTACTTTAGCTTATATGATGTTAGGCATGGTTCCGCTTCTTGAAGGAGTAGAAGTGCTTTTTCTAATTATCGCCATGCAATATGTTTTTGCCTGGACCGCCCGATCATCCTGGGGTATTGAGAAACTTGTCAACTCAGTTCCAACAATGCTTTTCTATGATGGACAATTTTTGGATAAATTTATGTCTCGCGAGGCAGTAACACGCGAGGAAATTTTTGCTGCCATCAGAAGTTCAGGAATTGAACACATCAATGACGTTAAAGCAGTTGTAATTGAAATTAACGGACAAATGACTGTAGTTAAAAAATCAGAAGGTATTGGACAGAGCTCATTGGAAAAAATGCCTTTGCATCAGCAAGTCGGAGATTAA